From the genome of Cinclus cinclus chromosome 12, bCinCin1.1, whole genome shotgun sequence, one region includes:
- the DUSP7 gene encoding dual specificity protein phosphatase 7 isoform X2, which translates to MKTQVWGSSPRAPMAAAMPCKSAEWLQEELESGGGRSLLLLDCRPHELFESSHIETAINLAIPGLMLRRLKKGNLPIRSIIPNHEDKERFVKRCKADTVLLYDEATADWQDSGAATSVLGLLLQKLRDDGCKAYYLKDEARSKKCGILVHCLAGISRSVTVTVAYLMQKLNLSLNDAYDFVKRKKSNISPNFNFMGQLLDFERTLGLNSPCDNRSPSEQLYFTTPTNHNLFQLNTLEST; encoded by the exons ATGAAAACGCAGGTCTGGGGGAGCTCCCCGCGGGCGCCCATGGCTGCGGCGATGCCGTGCAAGAGCGCGGagtggctgcaggaggagctggagtcGGGCGGCGGCcgctcgctgctgctgctcgaCTGCCGCCCCCACGAGCTCTTCGAGAGCTCGCACATCGAGACGGCGATCAACCTGGCCATCCCCGGGCTCATGCTGCGCCGCCTCAAGAAGGGCAACTTGCCCATCCGCTCCATCATCCCCAACCACGAGGACAAGGAGCGCTTCGTGAAGCGCTGCAAGGCCGACACCGTGCTGCTCTACGACGAGGCCACCGCCGACTGGCAGGACAGCGGTGCGGCCACCTCCGTGCTGGGGCTCCTGCTCCAGAAGCTGCGCGATGACGGCTGCAAAGCTTATTACCTGAAAG ATGAGGCCCGTTCCAAGAAGTGTGGGATCCTTGTTCACTGCCTCGCTGGCATCAGCCGGTCCGTAACAGTCACTGTCGCCTACTTGATGCAAAAACTCAACTTGTCCCTGAACGATGCCTATGActttgtgaaaaggaaaaaatccaacATTTCACCGAACTTTAACTTCATGGGCCAGCTCCTGGACTTTGAGAGGACTCTGGGACTCAACAGCCCTTGTGACAACCGCTCGCCCAGTGAACAGCTCTACTTCACCACCCCCACCAACCACAACCTGTTCCAGCTGAACACTCTGGAGTCCACATGA
- the DUSP7 gene encoding dual specificity protein phosphatase 7 isoform X1, whose translation MKTQVWGSSPRAPMAAAMPCKSAEWLQEELESGGGRSLLLLDCRPHELFESSHIETAINLAIPGLMLRRLKKGNLPIRSIIPNHEDKERFVKRCKADTVLLYDEATADWQDSGAATSVLGLLLQKLRDDGCKAYYLKGGFNKFQTEYSEHCETNLDSSSPSNSPPASVLGLGGLRISSDCSDGESDREPSSATESDGSPIPNNQPAFPVQILPYLYLGCAKDSTNLDVLGKYGIKYILNVTPNLPNMFEHDGEFKYKQIPISDHWSQNLSQFFPEAIAFIDEARSKKCGILVHCLAGISRSVTVTVAYLMQKLNLSLNDAYDFVKRKKSNISPNFNFMGQLLDFERTLGLNSPCDNRSPSEQLYFTTPTNHNLFQLNTLEST comes from the exons ATGAAAACGCAGGTCTGGGGGAGCTCCCCGCGGGCGCCCATGGCTGCGGCGATGCCGTGCAAGAGCGCGGagtggctgcaggaggagctggagtcGGGCGGCGGCcgctcgctgctgctgctcgaCTGCCGCCCCCACGAGCTCTTCGAGAGCTCGCACATCGAGACGGCGATCAACCTGGCCATCCCCGGGCTCATGCTGCGCCGCCTCAAGAAGGGCAACTTGCCCATCCGCTCCATCATCCCCAACCACGAGGACAAGGAGCGCTTCGTGAAGCGCTGCAAGGCCGACACCGTGCTGCTCTACGACGAGGCCACCGCCGACTGGCAGGACAGCGGTGCGGCCACCTCCGTGCTGGGGCTCCTGCTCCAGAAGCTGCGCGATGACGGCTGCAAAGCTTATTACCTGAAAG GTGGCTTTAACAAGTTTCAGACTGAATATTCTGAGCACTGCGAGACAAACCTTGacagctcctcacccagcaacTCTCCCCCAGCATCAGTCCTTGGCCTGGGAGGGCTGCGGATAAGTTCTGACTGCTCGGATGGAGAATCCGACAGGGAACCCAGCAGTGCCACGGAGTCGGACGGGAGTCCCATCCCCAACAATCAGCCTGCCTTTCCAGTCCAGATCCTACCTTACCTGTACCTGGGCTGTGCCAAAGATTCCACCAATTTGGATGTCCTGGGCAAATACGGCATAAAATACATCCTGAATGTGACTCCAAACCTGCCAAACATGTTTGAGCATGACGGAGAGTTCAAGTACAAGCAGATCCCCATCTCAGATCACTGGAGCCAGAACCTCTCGCAGTTCTTTCCCGAGGCCATTGCTTTCATTG ATGAGGCCCGTTCCAAGAAGTGTGGGATCCTTGTTCACTGCCTCGCTGGCATCAGCCGGTCCGTAACAGTCACTGTCGCCTACTTGATGCAAAAACTCAACTTGTCCCTGAACGATGCCTATGActttgtgaaaaggaaaaaatccaacATTTCACCGAACTTTAACTTCATGGGCCAGCTCCTGGACTTTGAGAGGACTCTGGGACTCAACAGCCCTTGTGACAACCGCTCGCCCAGTGAACAGCTCTACTTCACCACCCCCACCAACCACAACCTGTTCCAGCTGAACACTCTGGAGTCCACATGA